Within Wyeomyia smithii strain HCP4-BCI-WySm-NY-G18 chromosome 2, ASM2978416v1, whole genome shotgun sequence, the genomic segment CCGAAACGCAACAGAACCCACAAATTGAGAGTAAGAAATTGTGTTATCTTTAACCACTTTTACTGTAGTGATTTCCAGTATCGTCGTTGCTGCACGGGAGAGGGTCATTCAAGAATGATTAAATGTTAGGTTTAATAACACCTTTGGTCACATGAGGAATTCCGCACGCTTGCatgctttttttgttttacttcaaTTTTCAATGGTTGGCTTTCCTTGCTATTCGACACGTCTCTTGTAGGGTTATTGGATCACAACTCGTAATCATATCTGTTAAGGGGACCTAAACGACTTTGACTTCCGCGAAGCCAGCTACGACGAAACATAATATATTTAACCAAACGAATTTTATTTCTCTTCTCTCGGTCTCTAGGTTCCTTCCAGAATTTATCTGAGCTTGTATCAGAGTTATACGGAGGTAATATTAGCAAACAAAATTATAGCAACTTTTATTGTAGTGTATTTAGTCATTCTTGAATACTATTCGATTACAACAGAGCATTAATAGATCGGTTTTCGTAACGAaacatttttgaacttttttctagCAACCAAAGAAGAACTTCGCAGCAAGAACACCGTCAACGCTAAAACTTTGACGACAGAGGAGAGTCGCAGGCGGGTAGAGACGTTACAATCCCAAGTGGACAGTCTGCAGACAGAGATCATGAACGTGCAGCTGAAATATCAGCGAGAAATCGAAAAGCTGGAAAAGGAAAACCGAGACCTGCGTCAGCAGTTTCTGATTCTGAAAACGAACCGGAAACAACCGGCCAAAAAACGCATTAAAAAGTCCCTCATCGATATGTACTCTGAGGTGCTGGACGAGCTGTCCGGATACGACACAAGCTACAGTACCGCAGACCATCTACCTCGAGTCGTGGTCGTGGGTGATCAAAGTAGTGGCAAAACCTCAGTACTAGAAGCGATCGCTCAGGCTCGAATTTTCCCTCGCGGTAGTGGAGAAATGATGACTCGCGCACCGGTCAAGGTAACACTTTCGGAGGGACCCTATCATGTGGCGCAGTTTCGCGATTCCGATCGAGAGTATGACCTAACGCGGGAGAGTGACTTGGTTGAGCTGCGTCGTGACGTGGAGATCAGAATGCGAAATTCGGTGCGAGGTGGAAAAACAGTTAGCATGGATGTAATTTCGATGACGGTCAAAGGTCCCGGCTTGCAGCGGATGGTGCTGGTCGATCTGCCTGGTATAATTTCGACACAGACGGTGGATATGGCTGCCAATACGAAGGATTCGATCAAGCAGATGACCGAGCATTATATGAGCAATCCGAATGCGATTATTTTGTGTATACAGGTATGATTCAAATGAGCTACAAAGCAACAAATATCTATTGTATTGTAATTGTTTATTCTAGGACGGCTCGGTGGATGCCGAACGCAGCAATGTAACTGACATGGTTTCAAAATGTGATCCGCTTGGGAAGCGAACCATTTTCGTGCTAACCAAAGTTGATATGGCTGAGGATCTGGCGGATCCGAATCGCATTCGAAAGATCCTCTCGGGTAAATTGTTCCCGATGAAGGCTCTTGGTTATTTCGCAGTCGTTACCGGGCGGGGACGAAAAGACGACACAATCGAAACGATTCGTGAGTACGAGGAGAAGTTCTTCAAGAATTCTAGACTATTCCAGTGAGTGAAATGATCAATCTCTTAAGCATGAATAAATTATTAGAATAACATTTCAGAAGCGGCGTCACTATGTCCCATCAAGTTACGACAAGAAACCTAAGTCTGGCGGTAGCTGACCGGTTTTGGAAGATGGTACGCGAAACGATTGAACAGCAAGCGGATGCATTCAAGGCAACAAGGTTCAATTTGGAAACTGaatggaaaaataattttcccAGGTTACGCGAATCTGGTCGAGATGAGCAGTTTGAGAAGGCCAAAGGAGAAGTTTTGGATGAAGTCGTGAATCTTTCACAAGTTTCGGCCAAAAAGTGGGAAGAGCTACTGAACGATAAGCTTTGGGAGAAGCTATCCAATTATGTGTTCGAAAACGTTTATCTTCCAGCAGCACAATCTGGTTCGCAA encodes:
- the LOC129722648 gene encoding dynamin-like 120 kDa protein, mitochondrial isoform X3 — its product is MLVGRVLRGVLKLRYLILGGAIGGGVTLNKRYEEWKDGLPDMKWLDEVLPDNEKWGKFTKSLLAIKDSVKDSIEIDPRLKQLSENKINEWREWFDQRLDNAIEAAETQQNPQIESSFQNLSELVSELYGATKEELRSKNTVNAKTLTTEESRRRVETLQSQVDSLQTEIMNVQLKYQREIEKLEKENRDLRQQFLILKTNRKQPAKKRIKKSLIDMYSEVLDELSGYDTSYSTADHLPRVVVVGDQSSGKTSVLEAIAQARIFPRGSGEMMTRAPVKVTLSEGPYHVAQFRDSDREYDLTRESDLVELRRDVEIRMRNSVRGGKTVSMDVISMTVKGPGLQRMVLVDLPGIISTQTVDMAANTKDSIKQMTEHYMSNPNAIILCIQDGSVDAERSNVTDMVSKCDPLGKRTIFVLTKVDMAEDLADPNRIRKILSGKLFPMKALGYFAVVTGRGRKDDTIETIREYEEKFFKNSRLFQSGVTMSHQVTTRNLSLAVADRFWKMVRETIEQQADAFKATRFNLETEWKNNFPRLRESGRDEQFEKAKGEVLDEVVNLSQVSAKKWEELLNDKLWEKLSNYVFENVYLPAAQSGSQNSFNTMVDIKLRQWAEQALPAKSVEAGWEALQKEFQHLMEIARKTPDHDNLYDNLKSAVIDEAIRRHSWEDKAIDMLRVIQLNTLEDRNVHDKQEWDQAVRFFETSVKEKLQLTEHTISEMFGPSTSEKWLQWRSSTDEQNKRKHVKNELDKILSSDSKHSPTLSYDELTTVRKNLQRGNVEVETDYIRETWYPIYRRHFLKQALNQAYDCRKAYYLYTQQGSECEVNCSDVVLFWRIQQVLKVTANALRQQVINREARRLDKEIKEVLDEYGEDDDKKQQLLTGKRVTLAEELIRVRHIQEKLEEFINALNQEK